A genomic region of Paenibacillus sp. PL2-23 contains the following coding sequences:
- a CDS encoding MATE family efflux transporter codes for MGKHNGKDLKLFYLTWPIFLEVALFMMMGIADTFMLSAISDNAVSGVGASNQYLHIAILLLEVIGNGASIVVAQYIGSRKFFEAAKISALAVTLNLLVGLVMSAGFVLFNSYLLRSLNLSGEVYEFAQSYLAIVGGAIFLQAIINSLAAIIRVHGFTKEAMLVALGMNVIHIIGNYALIFGNFGMPALGVEGAAISTIASRLIAVVVFFWLLYRIMEIRIQVSYYLNLSKEYIGKILKIGIPSALEQVMYHCCQIIFLFYTTYLGEAALAAKQYASNISMFIYLFAFAVGIGTSIMVGRFVGAGRTDDAYKRVWMSVRSASAVSLVMIGVVVAFREQLVGIFTDDAEVLRIGAQVLLYSIILETGRTINIIIVNSLRASGDAKYPLWIGMFTMVGMSLSLGYFFVFHLNMGLVGIWLAIAADEWIRAIIFYFRWRSRAWEKHSLVRPDTAPPDVVPAHT; via the coding sequence TTGGGGAAACATAACGGTAAGGATTTGAAGCTGTTCTACCTAACGTGGCCTATCTTTCTTGAGGTGGCGCTGTTCATGATGATGGGCATCGCCGATACGTTTATGCTGAGCGCCATTTCGGACAATGCAGTGTCTGGCGTCGGCGCGTCGAACCAGTACCTGCATATCGCGATTCTGCTGCTGGAGGTTATCGGCAATGGGGCGTCGATTGTGGTGGCGCAGTATATTGGGTCGAGGAAGTTTTTTGAAGCGGCCAAAATATCCGCCCTGGCTGTCACGCTGAATCTGCTTGTCGGCCTGGTCATGAGCGCAGGCTTCGTGCTGTTCAACAGCTACCTGCTGCGTTCATTGAACCTGAGCGGTGAAGTGTATGAGTTCGCGCAAAGCTATCTCGCTATCGTGGGCGGCGCCATCTTCCTGCAGGCAATCATTAATTCGCTGGCCGCTATTATTCGGGTGCACGGGTTCACGAAGGAGGCCATGCTTGTTGCGCTGGGGATGAACGTGATCCATATTATCGGCAACTATGCGCTTATCTTCGGCAACTTCGGCATGCCGGCGCTTGGCGTCGAGGGTGCCGCGATCTCCACAATCGCAAGCCGGCTTATCGCGGTGGTCGTGTTCTTCTGGCTGCTGTACCGGATTATGGAGATTCGCATTCAGGTGAGCTATTATTTGAATTTGTCCAAGGAATATATCGGAAAAATCTTGAAGATCGGCATTCCGTCAGCACTGGAGCAAGTGATGTACCATTGCTGTCAGATCATCTTCCTGTTCTACACCACCTACCTGGGCGAGGCCGCCCTGGCGGCGAAGCAATACGCATCGAATATCTCGATGTTCATCTACCTGTTTGCGTTTGCCGTCGGCATCGGAACGTCCATTATGGTCGGTCGATTCGTCGGAGCGGGCCGTACGGACGACGCCTACAAGCGCGTCTGGATGAGCGTTCGTTCGGCAAGCGCGGTGTCGCTTGTGATGATCGGTGTTGTCGTAGCGTTCCGGGAGCAGCTTGTGGGCATCTTCACGGACGATGCGGAAGTGCTGCGGATTGGAGCGCAGGTGCTGCTCTACAGCATCATTCTGGAGACAGGGCGGACGATCAACATCATTATCGTCAACTCGCTTCGCGCCTCCGGCGATGCCAAATATCCGCTGTGGATCGGCATGTTCACGATGGTTGGCATGAGCCTGTCGCTGGGCTACTTCTTCGTATTCCATTTGAATATGGGACTCGTCGGCATCTGGCTGGCGATCGCGGCGGACGAATGGATTCGCGCCATTATCTTCTACTTCCGCTGGCGCAGCCGCGCCTGGGAGAAGCATTCCCTTGTGCGTCCGGACACCGCCCCGCCGGATGTTGTACCGGCGCACACGTAG
- the tnpB gene encoding IS200/IS605 family element RNA-guided endonuclease TnpB has product MLQHKAFKFRIYPSHVQIMQLRKTLGCCRFVFNHLLAKWRHTYQVTGKGLSYNACASQLPDMKREWSWLKEVDSIALQSAVRNLADGYQRHFNKQNERPRFKSRKHPVQSYTTRYTNGNIAVKENRLQLPKLGWVPYAKSREIEGRILSATVRLAPSGKWFVSLVCEVDIQPLPLTDRILGIDVGIKYLAVPSEGPAMDNPRYTLRYERLLTKWQRILARRKQGGSNWSKAKRKVALIHERIRNSRLDAMHKQTTKWIRENQTICLEDLRIANMMKQRHLAKHIADASWGEMSRQLHYKAKWYGRTIKETPVFAPTSQTCHVCGYKQAEVRDLSVRGWTCVSCQTPHDRDWNAAQNIKAMAQ; this is encoded by the coding sequence ATGCTCCAGCATAAAGCCTTCAAATTTCGGATCTATCCTAGTCATGTACAAATCATGCAATTGCGCAAAACATTGGGTTGCTGCCGTTTTGTGTTCAACCACCTCCTAGCAAAATGGAGGCATACCTATCAGGTTACAGGCAAAGGTTTGTCTTATAACGCCTGTGCATCTCAGCTTCCTGACATGAAGCGCGAGTGGTCTTGGTTGAAAGAAGTGGACAGCATTGCCTTACAGTCGGCTGTGCGAAACTTGGCTGACGGATATCAGCGCCACTTCAACAAGCAAAATGAACGACCTCGCTTCAAGAGTCGCAAGCATCCCGTACAAAGCTATACGACGCGATATACGAACGGGAACATTGCTGTGAAGGAAAACCGTCTGCAACTTCCCAAGCTAGGCTGGGTACCCTATGCCAAGTCAAGAGAGATCGAAGGCCGGATCCTATCCGCTACCGTACGACTAGCCCCAAGCGGCAAATGGTTTGTATCGTTGGTATGCGAGGTCGACATCCAGCCTCTTCCTTTAACTGACCGCATACTCGGTATTGACGTGGGTATCAAGTATCTTGCCGTGCCTTCGGAAGGTCCTGCAATGGATAATCCAAGATATACGTTGCGATATGAACGGCTGCTCACGAAATGGCAGCGCATCCTTGCAAGAAGGAAACAAGGCGGAAGTAACTGGTCTAAAGCGAAAAGAAAAGTCGCCCTCATCCATGAAAGGATTCGAAATAGCCGATTAGACGCGATGCATAAGCAGACTACGAAATGGATCCGTGAAAACCAAACGATCTGTCTCGAGGACTTACGTATTGCAAACATGATGAAACAACGACACCTCGCCAAACACATAGCAGATGCATCCTGGGGCGAAATGAGCCGTCAACTGCATTACAAAGCCAAGTGGTATGGGCGAACGATCAAGGAAACACCGGTATTTGCGCCAACGAGCCAAACCTGTCACGTCTGTGGGTACAAGCAAGCAGAAGTGAGGGATTTGAGCGTGCGGGGATGGACATGTGTATCTTGCCAAACGCCACATGACCGAGATTGGAATGCGGCACAAAACATAAAGGCCATGGCCCAGTAA
- a CDS encoding MarR family transcriptional regulator, which translates to MALSRASQWVNAHADRDIRVKGLNRTEFGVLELLYHRGPQPLQQIGGKVLMSSGNITYVVDKLEKKSLVKRRTSKEDRRLIYAEVTEEGCRFIEEIFPAHTTVIEQATGGLTAEEKRVASELLKKLGKFAQQAYK; encoded by the coding sequence ATCGCTTTGTCTAGAGCTAGCCAATGGGTGAATGCCCATGCGGATCGCGATATTCGTGTAAAGGGCCTTAACCGTACTGAGTTCGGCGTACTGGAGCTGCTCTACCATAGAGGACCGCAGCCGCTGCAGCAGATTGGCGGGAAGGTGCTTATGAGCAGCGGCAACATCACGTATGTGGTCGACAAGCTTGAGAAGAAAAGCCTGGTGAAGCGACGCACCTCGAAGGAGGACCGTCGATTGATCTATGCCGAGGTGACGGAGGAAGGCTGTCGATTCATAGAAGAGATCTTCCCGGCGCACACTACCGTTATCGAGCAAGCGACAGGGGGATTAACCGCCGAGGAGAAGCGGGTTGCCAGCGAGCTGCTGAAGAAGCTTGGCAAGTTCGCGCAGCAGGCCTATAAGTAG
- a CDS encoding VOC family protein, producing the protein MMTTQQQTAGIHHITAFVRHPQATSDFYAGILGLRLVKKTINFDAPEVYHLYFGDQAGSPGTIITFFPWEDSRRGRIGGGQVGITTYVVPAGAYDFWKRRLAAFGVEAQETERFGERYLQFADPDGLRIEIVEREEGPSSQWAFGAVTVDKAIKGFGGAVLFSTKPDSTGRLLENVMGLAKVGEDVGFVRYRSFGDVGNIIDVNATAMPAGHGGHGTVHHIAWRAQDDAEHAMWREHVSQHGYQPTPIVDRQYFNALYFREEGGILFEIATDPPGFTRDEELDHLGEELKLPEWYEKHRGEIERLLTPFEIRVLEGEWK; encoded by the coding sequence ATGATGACCACTCAACAACAAACAGCAGGTATTCACCATATAACAGCATTTGTGCGTCACCCCCAGGCTACATCGGATTTCTATGCAGGCATACTGGGACTTCGACTGGTGAAAAAAACGATTAACTTCGACGCGCCTGAGGTATACCATCTGTACTTCGGCGATCAAGCGGGAAGCCCAGGCACGATTATTACGTTCTTCCCATGGGAGGACTCGCGTAGAGGACGCATCGGCGGCGGACAGGTGGGCATAACCACCTATGTTGTGCCTGCAGGAGCGTACGATTTCTGGAAAAGGCGCTTGGCGGCATTCGGTGTGGAAGCTCAAGAGACGGAGCGCTTCGGTGAGCGTTATCTGCAATTCGCGGACCCTGACGGTCTTCGCATTGAGATTGTGGAGCGGGAGGAGGGACCCAGTAGCCAATGGGCCTTCGGGGCGGTAACGGTCGACAAAGCGATCAAAGGCTTCGGCGGCGCCGTGCTCTTCAGCACCAAGCCCGACTCCACGGGCCGCCTGCTTGAGAATGTGATGGGTCTTGCAAAAGTCGGCGAAGACGTTGGATTTGTCCGCTATCGCTCCTTCGGCGACGTCGGCAATATCATTGACGTGAACGCAACCGCGATGCCTGCCGGACACGGTGGACATGGCACGGTGCATCATATCGCATGGCGCGCCCAGGACGACGCGGAGCATGCGATGTGGAGAGAGCATGTATCGCAGCACGGCTACCAGCCAACGCCAATTGTAGACCGGCAATATTTCAACGCGCTATACTTCAGGGAAGAGGGCGGCATTCTGTTCGAGATTGCAACAGATCCACCAGGCTTCACACGCGATGAGGAGCTGGACCATCTGGGCGAAGAGCTGAAGCTGCCGGAGTGGTATGAGAAGCATCGCGGCGAAATCGAGAGATTGCTGACGCCGTTTGAAATTCGAGTGTTGGAGGGTGAGTGGAAATGA